The genomic DNA AACGCGGGCGTCAAGGAGATCCTCTCCAAGTTCGACGACCAGGACTTCAAGTTCTATAACTTCCCGGGCCGTCCGAGCTTCTCCGCAACCGGCCGTGTCGTGCTGGATGTTGAGGACATCGTCGATGATTTCGACAAGATGTACACCTACCGCTATGCGGATGGCAAGCTCTACAAACTCAACGCCACCTTTGACGGCGATGAGAGCACCCTGTCCTTCCGCACCAACAAGCTGGACACCTTCGTTGTCACCAACAAGCTGATCAAAGACGGCACTGTTGTGACCGAAGCGGACACCAGCGACAAGGACGATGAGGGCCAGAACAACGGCTCCTCCAACTCCGACAAGAACAACCCGGGCACCGGTGCGAGCGACATGATCAACATGGCTGTTATGGCCGCGATCGCTTCCCTCGCCGGCGCTGGCGCCATCGCTGTCAAGAAGGCTTCCAAATAAGTTCTTTCTGACTGCTTCGGAGCAGGGCGGACGAAAGTCCGCCCTGCCTTTTTAATTTTTGCCAATGGGGGATAGGGGTGTCCCAGAAGTACCGATACCGCCTCTTTACATCTTTATAAACGACTTCTGTTGACTATGCGCATCCGTTGGGATGGGAACGCAAAAATGCCCGCACGTGGCGGGCATTTGCGGAGAGACGATATGAATTCCTGCCCGGGGCATCGGGCAGTGAAGACAGCTTAACATACTTTATCAGGACTTCGCCCCTGATTCGTTCTTACTTAGTAAAGCGCATCCAAATACTGTATAACATCGAATAATGCGCCGGTGTCACAGGAGCTTACAACACGTCCGATCTCTTTCGCCTTCGGAACGCCATTTTCAGGGACAAATGCCTGTTCAACCTCACGAAACATTGAAAAGTCATTATAGTTGTCGCCTACCGCATAGAATCGCTTTTTTTGGGGGTAGTATTGCTTCAAAAATCTGACAGCCGCCCCTTTATCGCTTTGCAGGCTAAAGATTTCAAGAAAGACATCGCCTGAAGGAACCGCCTGAAACATATTCGGAAATGTCTCAAGCAGGCTGTGCTGCACGGCGCGGGTTTCCTGATGGCTGCCGGTGACGAACATCTTTAAAATTCCAGTTTCGGGAATATCTTTCACGGAAACATACTGAGGCGTTTCATGAAGCATTTTGATATGCATCTGCGTAATTTCGCTGTCCTGGAGAACGAATGCCTGATCGATCGTATAGCATTCAATTCCAATTTCCGAAAAATCGTCAAGTAAAAATTGGAGAACTCGATGCATTCCGGCAGGCAGTACATCGGCATGCAGCGCAGCTTGCTGTGTAGGGTCGTAAATCAAGGCACCATTAAAATAGATAGTGGGCATGCTGTGGTCTGGGAGGATTTCCCAAATATGTCTTGCTCCGTTTTTGGGCCTTCCTGTAGCAAGTACAAAAGAACCTCCTTGTTCCATAAAATATCGAAGCGCTTCTATGTTTTTTTGCGGGATTTGATTCGATTGATCCAGCAACGTTCCATCTCCATCGCTGATGAGCATGATATCCCGAAATTTTTTCATGGATACAGCCTCCATATTTATTCCGAAAAAGTCATCAAAATTTTAATGATGTCCCCTTTTTTCTCGCTGAGCATTTGCAATGCTTCCTGGGTTTGGGACAAATCTATTTTTTGTGTGACAAACATTGTTAAATCCAGACCATTGTTGATCATATTGGCCGCCATAGCGAAATGTTCCGAAGAATAGGTCATAGCGCCAACCAGGCGCTGCTCATTGAGAACCACGCTATAGCTATAAAACGGAATTTTTTCGGTGACCATTGCCACCATGCAGATTTCTCCACGTTTTTTTACAGAAGCGCTGGCTTGATCAAGAATATTTCCTGCTCCTGCGGCGATGAGAGCGGCATCGACTCCGCCGCCGTTGATCCGCTTTACTTCATTTGGGACATCAACTTTCGACGGATCTAGTGCGATTGCTCCAAGTTTTTCTGCTGACTTCCGGTTGAAGGGCGCCGTATCTGTACAGATGACGGTTTTATATCCCATCTGCTTTGCAACGGTCAGGCACAGCAGCCCGATCGTTCCTGCGCCTAGAATGAGAATACTGTCTTTTGATACGCCGCTTAATTGATGCATTGCATGAACGGCTACAGCCAACGGTTCAATTAAGGTTCCTATTTCAAAGGAAACAGAATCCGCCAAAGGGTAGAGCACTGATTCTGGTGCAACAAAATATTCAGCAAATGTCCCAAGCCACTGATCTGTACCGGGCACTATTTTATGTATGCAGTGGTTTACCATTCCATTGCGGCAAAATTCACATTGGCCACAACCGATCTGCGGTTCAACCGTGACCCGATCTCCCACCTTGAATTTCGAGACGTCAGCGCCAACCTCCACAATCGTACCTGCAACTTCGTGCCCCAATATAGCCGGAGGATTGCGGAACGCGTGAGTCCCTCGGAACAGATGAAGATCCGATCCGCATACACCTGCATTTTTCACTTGAATCAGAACTTCTTGAGGTCTACAGGCCGGACAAGGAATATCTTGAATCTCGACATGATAAGGTTCTGTTACAAACGCAGCTTTCATGATAGGATACAACCCCTTTTTTCTGTATGGTAAATTAACAGTTTTCTTTTTTCATTATAGAAAAGGAATGGATGGCTTTCAACTGTCGCGATTGGAAATAGTGTTTCAAATATAAACATATTATTATTTTTTTCATCTTATCGATTTATTTTAAAATATATGATATACTGGTCACATATTCCCCAAAATATAAAGCGGAGAGGGGTTGTGCCAGGAATGAAGCGGATTAAATTGTTAGCAATTGTTCCCTATGAAGGTTTGCGAGAGATCATCAACGAGTCTGCGAAAGCATTTGCTGATTTAGAAGTAGATACGTATATTGGAGATATGTACGAAGGCCTGCATATTGCTCAAGAGCTGCAGCATAATGGCTATGTTGCAATTATTTCCCGTGCAGGCACTGCGGAGCTTATTGAGACGGTTGCAAATATTCCCGTGATCCGAATCCAAATTTCGGTATGTGATATGCTCCGTGCCATCAAACTCGCTCAAAATTATATTGGAGAATCTGCGGTTGTCGGATTCAAAGCGATTGGCGATTGCGCCAAATCCATCTCAGATTTGATGCAATATTCTCTGGAAATCCATACGATTGATTCGGAAGACGATCTTAAAAATTGTTTCAGCGATTTGAAGGAACAAGGCATTAGCTTAATTATTGGCGATGTTATCACCACCTTGCACGCAAAACACTATGGGTTTAATACCATATTGGTCATGTCTGGCCGGGAAAGTGTAGACGCTGCTTTAGCGCAGGTTATTAACTGGTATGATACGATTGCCGAGAGCCGGCAATATGTTCAGGCGTATCGTAGCATTTTAGATCATTCCATGGAAATTACCCTTGTTTTCAACCAAAATGGGGATCTCTTTTATATGACACCTCAATTGCCAGTAGAAGATGAGCGACATTTGTCCATGTTTTTGTCGAAGTATGTTCCCGCACTGCAGGAAAGAGGGCGCATTTCTCTACTCAAAAAAGTGGGGAAAAATTATTGGAATATCCATGGCCACTGTATCGAATCTAAAAATCTGGTGGCATTTTACTGCAAACGTGGCGATGTCATTGGCAAGATTGACAGAGGATCTTTGACCTACCGGAACTACGATGATCTGCCCTACATAAATTTTGAAACATTTTATGCAAAATCGCCATGTCTAAAGGAAACGCTTGAAAATGCCAGAAAATACGGGGACTCCGCACTCCCCGTGATTATTTTTGGCGGAGTAGGTTCTGGAAAAGATGCGATTGCATATGCCACAAGCAGTAGAGGAGCGCTGCGGGATGCGCCATTTGTGAAGCTGGATTGTCAATTTATTGACGATAAACAATGGAAAATACTGCTTAAAGATCCGGACTCTCCTCTTGGCTATGAAAATTATACGATTTACATCAAAAATATGCAGTGCCTTTCCGAACAGCAAGCTTTGGCACTGGAAACTTATTTTGATAATACCTTGGTTTATAAAAGGAATCGATTACTTTTTTCTTATATTCCAAAAGCGCAAAATGCCTTTGAAAAGAGCACGCTTTTAGACTATATTTATGATAAAATTGGGGCGTTGCCTCTGTCGGCGCCCCGGCTTGATGAATATGCAGAAGATATCTCGAGCTTAGCTAGTATCTATTTGAATGAGTTAAATGTCCAGTTTGGCCGGCAAGTCATTGGATTTGAGGCGGGAGCCATTGAGATGATGGGAAATTTCCATTGGTTTGGAAATCTAAAACAGTTTCGCCATGTTATGAGAGAACTTATTATTCTTACAGAAGGCGATTACATTTCGAAAGCTGCTGTTGCTGCCGCTTTACAAAAGCAACTTGCACGCAACCTAATAGAAACGCCAAGCTTGGCATTGAATGGTACGTTATCAGATATAGAAAATAGCATTATACGCGCGGTTTTGGAAGAGGAAGGGATGAATCAATCAAAGGCTGCGAAACGTCTCGGTATTAGCCGGAGTACGCTTTGGCGTAAATTGTAGGACTCTAAGATCGACTTTACAATATTACAGTTTCCTTGCAGTTTGGATATCTCACTAAAATGTGTTTGATAACAATACGTTTTAGTGAGATATTTTTTTATTTTTTCAAATTGTTTCAAAATACTACGTTTTTGGGCAAGGAGTAAATTGACGCTTCAATTGTCTTAATTTAATATAAAGACACCGGGTCCTGGTCTTATTTTAGTGAATCCATCCAATTCTTTTTGGCGAACCACTTATAATTTTTTGGAAAATCAGAGCGCAGGATCGGGGAAGAGGTGTAAGTAGATCGATCGCTTTCCCTTTATTTGCAGATACCCGTAAATGTTTTCAATTATGAAAACAACTTCTACCTTCGGTAAACTTGTGCAGAAGCGCATGACTTTGAGCCCACAAAAAAATGATATTTTATTGAAAGGAGTTTTATTAAATGGAAATGAACGAAATTTTGTGGACAACAATTCGTTCCGAATTGGAGGATGCTGTAGGGCCGGACAATGTGGATTGCTCCATTGCAGACCGTATCACGCATGGAGTGGACGGTTTTTGGATCTCTCACATGCTCGTCGCCAACAACCGAATTCCTCCGATGCCCGATTTTGTTGTGCGGCCTAACTCCACAGAAGAAGTTGCTAAGGTCTTAAAGATCGCTAACTATTACAAGATTTCCGTGATCCCCTTTGGTGGCGCTTCGGGTTCTCAGGGTGGCATCGTTCCTGTCAGCGGAGGTGGAATCGCAATTGATATGAAGCGGATGTCCCGGATTCTGGAATTTGACGAGCAGTCCAATGTTGTCACCTGTGAAACAGGCATCAATTTCCAGCAGTTGGAGTGGTATGTCAACGAGAGAGGCTATTCCACTATGCATATTCCAAGCGCAATCACCTGCGGCACCGTTGGCGGTTTTTTGGCAAACAACGGCATGGGCGTTTTATCCACCAAATACGGAAAGATCGAAGATCAGTGTATAAGCGTGGAAATGGTACTGCCCAGCGGTCAAATTTTGCACACTGCTCCTGTCCCGAAACATTCCTCCGGCCCAGATATGAAGGCCCTGTTTATTGGCTCTGAGGGTACCTTTGGCATAATGACAAAAGCAAGTTTCAAGCTGTTCAAGCTGCCTGAAGCGCGCCTTTTTCGCGGTTTCCTTTTCCCCGATCTTACCAGTGGTATCGCAGCTGTTCGCGAAATGCTTCATGAATATAAGCCTTCGTTGATTCGTCTCTATGACGAAAGCGAAACCACCTCCATCATTAAGAAAATCGTGGGTGTCGGCCGTAAGGGCGCATTTATGAATATGGGTGTGGAAGGCCCTCGGGAGATTGCGGAAATTGAACTGCGCCGTTCCATTGAAATCTGTGCCAAACATGGTGGGGAGGATATGGGTTCTGAGTATGGCGAAAAGTGGTGGGAGAGCCGTGTTACATTCTTTTATCCCGACCATGTTTTTGCATATCCCCAGATGTTCGGTACCATTGACACTTTGGCTCGGTATAGCAAAATTGAGAATATCTACTGGGCTATGAAAGATGCCATTGAAAGCAAATATGACAACGTCAGATTTCTTGCGCACTTTTCTCACTGGTATGACTGGGGCGCAATGATGTATGGCCGATTCGTGGTGAACAATCCTACGGTGGTGGAACCCATTGAGGCTATTCGGTTACATAACCAGATGTGGCAGACTGGCCTGCATGCTGCGATTCAAGCCGGTGGTGTGGTTAATGACCATCATGGCACGG from Anaerotruncus rubiinfantis includes the following:
- a CDS encoding HAD-IIB family hydrolase; translated protein: MKKFRDIMLISDGDGTLLDQSNQIPQKNIEALRYFMEQGGSFVLATGRPKNGARHIWEILPDHSMPTIYFNGALIYDPTQQAALHADVLPAGMHRVLQFLLDDFSEIGIECYTIDQAFVLQDSEITQMHIKMLHETPQYVSVKDIPETGILKMFVTGSHQETRAVQHSLLETFPNMFQAVPSGDVFLEIFSLQSDKGAAVRFLKQYYPQKKRFYAVGDNYNDFSMFREVEQAFVPENGVPKAKEIGRVVSSCDTGALFDVIQYLDALY
- a CDS encoding zinc-dependent alcohol dehydrogenase gives rise to the protein MKAAFVTEPYHVEIQDIPCPACRPQEVLIQVKNAGVCGSDLHLFRGTHAFRNPPAILGHEVAGTIVEVGADVSKFKVGDRVTVEPQIGCGQCEFCRNGMVNHCIHKIVPGTDQWLGTFAEYFVAPESVLYPLADSVSFEIGTLIEPLAVAVHAMHQLSGVSKDSILILGAGTIGLLCLTVAKQMGYKTVICTDTAPFNRKSAEKLGAIALDPSKVDVPNEVKRINGGGVDAALIAAGAGNILDQASASVKKRGEICMVAMVTEKIPFYSYSVVLNEQRLVGAMTYSSEHFAMAANMINNGLDLTMFVTQKIDLSQTQEALQMLSEKKGDIIKILMTFSE
- a CDS encoding sigma-54-dependent transcriptional regulator encodes the protein MKRIKLLAIVPYEGLREIINESAKAFADLEVDTYIGDMYEGLHIAQELQHNGYVAIISRAGTAELIETVANIPVIRIQISVCDMLRAIKLAQNYIGESAVVGFKAIGDCAKSISDLMQYSLEIHTIDSEDDLKNCFSDLKEQGISLIIGDVITTLHAKHYGFNTILVMSGRESVDAALAQVINWYDTIAESRQYVQAYRSILDHSMEITLVFNQNGDLFYMTPQLPVEDERHLSMFLSKYVPALQERGRISLLKKVGKNYWNIHGHCIESKNLVAFYCKRGDVIGKIDRGSLTYRNYDDLPYINFETFYAKSPCLKETLENARKYGDSALPVIIFGGVGSGKDAIAYATSSRGALRDAPFVKLDCQFIDDKQWKILLKDPDSPLGYENYTIYIKNMQCLSEQQALALETYFDNTLVYKRNRLLFSYIPKAQNAFEKSTLLDYIYDKIGALPLSAPRLDEYAEDISSLASIYLNELNVQFGRQVIGFEAGAIEMMGNFHWFGNLKQFRHVMRELIILTEGDYISKAAVAAALQKQLARNLIETPSLALNGTLSDIENSIIRAVLEEEGMNQSKAAKRLGISRSTLWRKL
- a CDS encoding FAD-binding oxidoreductase — translated: MEMNEILWTTIRSELEDAVGPDNVDCSIADRITHGVDGFWISHMLVANNRIPPMPDFVVRPNSTEEVAKVLKIANYYKISVIPFGGASGSQGGIVPVSGGGIAIDMKRMSRILEFDEQSNVVTCETGINFQQLEWYVNERGYSTMHIPSAITCGTVGGFLANNGMGVLSTKYGKIEDQCISVEMVLPSGQILHTAPVPKHSSGPDMKALFIGSEGTFGIMTKASFKLFKLPEARLFRGFLFPDLTSGIAAVREMLHEYKPSLIRLYDESETTSIIKKIVGVGRKGAFMNMGVEGPREIAEIELRRSIEICAKHGGEDMGSEYGEKWWESRVTFFYPDHVFAYPQMFGTIDTLARYSKIENIYWAMKDAIESKYDNVRFLAHFSHWYDWGAMMYGRFVVNNPTVVEPIEAIRLHNQMWQTGLHAAIQAGGVVNDHHGTGLKLGKFMKEQYGSDMFVFEGLKKMFDPNGIMNPYKMGV